The proteins below are encoded in one region of candidate division TA06 bacterium:
- a CDS encoding DUF3267 domain-containing protein, whose amino-acid sequence MGTINDHTGAQENNGGRIVKEITISKLAINVFAVFATLIIFVLFLAAWKMLWNMPYKRGILKQTYLFILLSFPVHELIHALGFWLFGNIPWSKIKFGFVPKLIAFYANPLYPLSKTAYLWSGALPGLTIGIVPLLLGFIIGSMPLSFIGLISVMASTGDLFVIWTLRGVASNQSVLEHADQCHFSIIEKA is encoded by the coding sequence ATGGGGACCATAAACGATCATACCGGAGCACAGGAAAACAATGGCGGCCGGATAGTAAAAGAGATCACCATATCGAAGCTGGCCATAAATGTTTTTGCGGTATTTGCCACCCTCATCATTTTTGTGCTCTTTCTCGCCGCATGGAAAATGCTTTGGAACATGCCATATAAAAGGGGCATCCTCAAGCAGACCTATTTGTTCATATTACTGTCCTTTCCGGTTCATGAGTTGATCCATGCCCTGGGTTTTTGGTTGTTCGGCAATATTCCTTGGTCAAAAATCAAGTTCGGATTTGTGCCCAAGCTTATTGCCTTTTATGCCAATCCCCTATATCCCTTAAGCAAAACCGCCTACCTTTGGTCCGGAGCTCTGCCCGGCTTGACCATAGGTATAGTGCCGTTGCTTCTGGGTTTCATCATTGGTTCTATGCCCCTGAGCTTTATTGGATTGATCTCTGTGATGGCGTCCACGGGGGACCTTTTCGTTATCTGGACCCTACGGGGAGTGGCTTCAAATCAGTCCGTTTTGGAGCATGCCGACCAATGCCACTTCAGCATAATAGAAAAAGCGTAA
- a CDS encoding RNA polymerase sigma factor, with protein MIYDENILIKQARAGSQRALSQIVKHHQNGIYSLALRMLGNREDAEDVLQETFLAFHKSLPRFKGLSTLSTYFYRMATNFSLMKLRQKKTRRPEHHTVNLEEAFEEPDKKPDPMQSTLNLELKKKLDEALLELPEKERAVFILRDVEDLPGEEVARVLKISLPAMKSRLHRARNVLREKLSPYIRD; from the coding sequence TTGATCTACGACGAAAACATCCTCATAAAACAGGCCCGGGCCGGAAGCCAGAGGGCCCTGTCCCAGATAGTGAAGCACCACCAGAACGGGATCTATTCCCTGGCCCTGCGGATGCTGGGCAACCGGGAGGACGCCGAGGACGTCCTGCAGGAGACATTTCTGGCCTTTCACAAAAGCCTGCCCCGGTTCAAGGGGCTTTCCACCCTTTCCACCTATTTCTACCGGATGGCCACCAATTTCAGCCTAATGAAACTGCGGCAGAAAAAGACCCGGCGGCCCGAGCATCACACGGTGAACCTGGAGGAAGCCTTTGAAGAACCGGACAAGAAGCCGGACCCCATGCAGAGCACCCTGAACCTGGAACTCAAGAAAAAGCTGGACGAGGCCCTGCTGGAGTTGCCGGAAAAGGAGCGGGCGGTGTTCATCCTCCGGGACGTGGAGGACCTGCCGGGGGAAGAGGTGGCTAGGGTCTTAAAGATCAGCCTGCCGGCCATGAAATCGCGTCTGCACCGGGCCCGGAACGTCTTAAGGGAAAAATTATCACCATATATCAGGGATTGA
- a CDS encoding zf-HC2 domain-containing protein: MSAVKKTEQKHHCRGMGTVFSQYLDKELAQQVCRKLEKHLKDCPDCQTYFDTLKKTVTLYRGLGPQKVPADAQRRLYKVIRLEAGKKGAKK, from the coding sequence ATGAGCGCCGTTAAAAAAACCGAACAGAAACATCATTGCCGGGGAATGGGAACGGTGTTCTCCCAATACCTGGATAAAGAGCTGGCCCAGCAGGTCTGCCGCAAGCTGGAGAAGCACCTTAAGGACTGTCCCGACTGCCAGACCTATTTTGACACCCTTAAGAAAACTGTCACCCTGTACCGGGGCCTGGGTCCACAAAAGGTCCCGGCGGACGCTCAGCGCAGGCTGTACAAGGTCATCCGGCTGGAAGCCGGGAAAAAAGGCGCAAAAAAATGA
- the trxA gene encoding thioredoxin, whose protein sequence is MAAIHLTDGTFDQEVLKSNTPVLVDFWASWCGPCRMVGPVIEELSNDYQGKVKITKLDVDANPEKSGQFGIRSIPTMLIFKNGQAIDTLIGAMPKAAIAARLDAAITK, encoded by the coding sequence ATGGCGGCGATCCATTTAACAGACGGAACCTTCGATCAGGAGGTTTTAAAATCAAATACTCCGGTGCTGGTTGACTTTTGGGCGTCCTGGTGCGGTCCCTGCCGGATGGTGGGACCGGTGATTGAAGAATTATCAAACGACTACCAAGGCAAGGTCAAGATCACCAAGCTGGATGTGGACGCCAATCCGGAAAAATCCGGACAGTTCGGCATCCGCAGCATTCCAACAATGCTGATCTTCAAGAACGGCCAGGCCATAGACACCCTGATCGGCGCCATGCCCAAGGCGGCCATTGCAGCCCGGCTGGATGCGGCCATCACCAAGTGA
- a CDS encoding DUF2892 domain-containing protein produces the protein MKRNESTADRIIRAIIGIALLVFGFIVTGILHWVLLAAGILALFTAITGFCGLYKLLGISTYKEQTPPQK, from the coding sequence ATGAAAAGGAACGAGAGCACAGCCGACCGGATAATACGGGCTATAATCGGGATTGCCCTGTTGGTCTTTGGATTCATAGTAACCGGAATCCTGCACTGGGTATTGCTGGCAGCAGGGATATTGGCTTTATTTACCGCCATCACCGGGTTCTGCGGGCTATACAAACTCCTGGGGATCAGTACCTATAAAGAGCAGACCCCGCCCCAGAAATAA
- a CDS encoding zinc ribbon domain-containing protein, translating into MPIYEYQCTKCGHKFENLTNSCCAPSPKCPKCQADTEKLMSTFAASVDGGSGGHGHDGGGSCCSGGGCSCG; encoded by the coding sequence ATGCCCATCTACGAATACCAGTGCACTAAGTGCGGCCACAAGTTCGAAAACCTTACCAACTCCTGCTGCGCCCCCAGCCCCAAGTGCCCCAAGTGCCAGGCGGACACCGAAAAACTGATGTCCACTTTTGCCGCCTCGGTGGACGGAGGATCAGGCGGCCACGGCCATGACGGCGGGGGAAGCTGCTGTTCCGGCGGAGGCTGCAGCTGCGGCTGA
- a CDS encoding 4Fe-4S binding protein — MIVIRSEYCPQNHHCPSLRVCPAGAIKQDGVKAPYIDQKKCTDCGLCVQSCRVFQQVAAPSPVNK; from the coding sequence ATGATAGTCATCAGATCGGAATACTGCCCCCAGAACCACCACTGTCCCTCCCTGCGGGTCTGCCCGGCCGGGGCCATCAAGCAGGACGGGGTCAAGGCCCCGTACATCGACCAGAAAAAATGCACCGATTGCGGCCTCTGCGTCCAAAGTTGCCGGGTATTTCAGCAGGTTGCCGCACCATCGCCGGTCAATAAATGA
- the trxB gene encoding thioredoxin-disulfide reductase, translating into MRDTKNYDIAILGAGPAGMTAGLYAGRGGLKAVIVEKMMPGGLVANTERIDNYPGFPEGISGFELAQKMEQQAKKFGAEIISAQAEEVVPEDRYQLIKLSDGTIIKSKVLIIATGAFPKTLGVRGEKELLGKGVSYCAICDGAFFKNQAVAVLGGGDSAVQEAVYLAGLASKVTVIHRRNVLRAADFIQKVAFANKKIEFAWNKDILAIEGSAGVTGIKVMDKQTLAEEVIPVTGAFIYVGYKPSSDLVKDIVKTDEQGYIITDDRMASSVPGIYACGDVRQKLVRQVSSAVGDGATAAIAAQQYLEFK; encoded by the coding sequence ATGAGAGATACAAAAAATTACGACATAGCCATTCTGGGAGCCGGTCCGGCCGGGATGACCGCCGGGCTGTATGCGGGGCGGGGCGGACTTAAGGCGGTCATTGTCGAAAAGATGATGCCCGGAGGTTTGGTGGCCAACACCGAGCGGATCGACAATTATCCCGGCTTTCCCGAAGGCATATCAGGTTTTGAGCTGGCCCAGAAAATGGAACAGCAGGCCAAAAAGTTCGGGGCCGAGATCATCTCCGCCCAGGCGGAGGAAGTCGTGCCGGAAGACAGATATCAGCTGATAAAACTCTCCGACGGAACGATCATAAAATCAAAGGTCCTGATCATCGCCACCGGCGCCTTTCCCAAGACACTGGGGGTGCGGGGCGAAAAGGAACTGCTGGGCAAGGGGGTCTCCTATTGCGCCATCTGCGACGGAGCTTTCTTCAAAAACCAGGCGGTGGCGGTGCTGGGCGGGGGCGACTCCGCGGTCCAGGAGGCGGTTTACCTGGCCGGCCTGGCCTCCAAAGTGACGGTGATCCACCGGCGCAATGTGTTAAGGGCGGCCGATTTCATCCAAAAGGTGGCCTTTGCCAATAAGAAGATAGAATTTGCCTGGAACAAGGACATCCTGGCCATCGAGGGCAGCGCCGGGGTGACGGGCATCAAGGTGATGGACAAGCAAACTCTGGCGGAAGAGGTGATCCCGGTGACCGGGGCCTTCATCTACGTGGGCTACAAACCCAGCAGCGACCTGGTAAAGGACATTGTCAAAACGGACGAACAGGGCTACATCATCACCGACGACCGGATGGCCTCCTCAGTTCCCGGGATCTATGCCTGCGGGGACGTCCGGCAGAAGCTGGTCCGGCAGGTCTCCAGCGCGGTGGGGGACGGCGCCACCGCAGCCATAGCCGCCCAGCAGTATCTGGAATTCAAGTAA
- a CDS encoding desulfoferrodoxin — MAERNQVYKCEVCGNIVEVLHGGKGELVCCGKPMKLFTENTVDAAKEKHLPVIEKTADGWKVKVGSVAHPMEDKHHIEWIAIYGGDRVHRKYLKPGDAPEAEFLCPAQEITAKEFCNLHGLWSAKG, encoded by the coding sequence ATGGCCGAAAGAAACCAGGTATACAAGTGCGAGGTCTGCGGCAATATCGTGGAAGTGCTGCACGGAGGCAAGGGCGAGCTGGTCTGCTGCGGCAAGCCGATGAAGCTGTTCACCGAGAACACCGTGGACGCCGCCAAGGAGAAACACCTGCCGGTGATCGAAAAAACCGCCGACGGCTGGAAGGTCAAGGTCGGCTCGGTGGCGCACCCCATGGAGGACAAGCACCACATCGAGTGGATCGCCATCTACGGCGGGGACCGGGTCCACCGCAAGTACCTTAAGCCCGGCGACGCTCCGGAGGCCGAGTTCCTGTGCCCGGCCCAGGAGATCACCGCCAAGGAATTCTGCAACCTGCACGGCCTGTGGTCAGCCAAGGGATGA
- a CDS encoding rubrerythrin family protein: MKSIKGSKTEQNLLKSFAGESQARNRYTYFASAARKEGYEQIANFFMETAENEKEHAKVFFKLLEGGELEITASYPAGKIGTTRENLEAAAAGENMEWTTIYSDFAKTARDEGFEDAATAFEQIAKVEKFHESRYRKLAGNLANGEAFKKKTSVKWHCINCGYVAEGAEAPKQCPACKHPQAYYEVLAENY; the protein is encoded by the coding sequence ATGAAAAGCATCAAAGGGTCCAAGACAGAACAGAACCTGCTGAAATCCTTCGCCGGGGAATCCCAGGCCCGCAACCGCTACACCTATTTCGCCAGCGCCGCCCGCAAGGAGGGCTACGAGCAGATCGCCAACTTCTTCATGGAAACTGCGGAGAACGAGAAGGAGCATGCCAAGGTGTTCTTTAAGCTGCTGGAGGGCGGGGAGCTGGAGATAACCGCTTCCTACCCGGCCGGGAAGATCGGTACCACCAGGGAGAATCTGGAGGCCGCGGCTGCCGGCGAGAACATGGAATGGACCACCATCTATTCCGATTTCGCCAAGACCGCCCGGGACGAGGGTTTTGAGGACGCGGCAACGGCCTTTGAACAGATAGCAAAGGTGGAGAAATTCCACGAGTCCCGCTACCGCAAACTGGCCGGCAATCTGGCCAACGGGGAGGCCTTTAAAAAGAAAACATCCGTCAAATGGCACTGCATCAACTGCGGATACGTGGCCGAAGGCGCCGAGGCCCCCAAACAGTGCCCGGCCTGCAAGCATCCCCAGGCGTACTACGAGGTGCTGGCGGAAAATTACTAG
- a CDS encoding OsmC family protein, with protein sequence MPLTLQWVKDLQFVAEDDKGHGIVVESRKEGISAGFTPMQLILIAAAGCMAMDVVSILQKKKLDVKSFRVLMDGKRAEDHPKRFTEMNFVYEVKGDIPKAAVDEAIKLSKEKYCSVSATIQQGVQMNIESKVVS encoded by the coding sequence ATGCCGTTGACATTACAATGGGTAAAAGACCTGCAATTCGTGGCCGAAGATGACAAGGGCCACGGCATAGTGGTGGAATCCAGGAAAGAAGGGATCTCCGCCGGATTCACCCCCATGCAACTGATCCTGATAGCGGCTGCCGGGTGCATGGCCATGGACGTGGTCTCCATCCTGCAGAAGAAAAAACTGGACGTCAAGAGCTTCCGGGTGCTGATGGACGGGAAGCGGGCCGAGGATCATCCCAAAAGGTTTACCGAGATGAATTTTGTCTACGAGGTCAAAGGCGACATCCCCAAGGCGGCGGTGGATGAGGCCATCAAACTATCCAAGGAAAAGTACTGCTCGGTCTCGGCCACCATCCAGCAGGGGGTCCAGATGAATATCGAAAGCAAGGTGGTGTCATGA
- a CDS encoding YtxH domain-containing protein: protein MILYILKIVLGAVIGGVVGFLSYKFIGCRGGSCPIVGNPWISTFWWAMIGGIFMYGGKFPPAP from the coding sequence ATGATCCTCTATATCCTAAAGATCGTGTTGGGAGCCGTCATCGGGGGCGTGGTGGGATTCCTATCCTATAAATTCATCGGCTGCCGCGGCGGGAGCTGTCCCATAGTCGGCAATCCCTGGATATCCACCTTTTGGTGGGCCATGATCGGGGGTATTTTCATGTACGGTGGTAAATTCCCGCCCGCCCCATGA
- a CDS encoding DUF255 domain-containing protein, translating to MKRYIMTVLLSLAVLSSISCAGSKKETPKAAAGAVAWMAWDQAVTSAQEEGKFIVVDVYTDWCHWCKVMDDKTYSDPAVAGLMKESFTAVKLNAERANTVNFKGKAYTEMDLARSFGVNGYPTTMFLASDGSVIGKIPGYIEAPVFKQILEYLTSGSYKSMSLDQYMSGKK from the coding sequence ATGAAAAGATACATCATGACGGTTCTGCTTTCACTGGCCGTGCTGAGCAGCATCTCCTGCGCCGGCAGCAAAAAAGAAACCCCCAAGGCCGCGGCCGGAGCTGTAGCCTGGATGGCCTGGGACCAGGCCGTGACCTCGGCCCAGGAAGAAGGCAAGTTCATAGTGGTCGACGTCTACACCGACTGGTGTCACTGGTGCAAGGTGATGGATGACAAGACATATTCCGATCCGGCGGTGGCCGGGCTGATGAAGGAGAGCTTTACGGCGGTCAAGCTGAACGCCGAGAGGGCCAATACTGTCAACTTCAAGGGTAAGGCCTATACCGAAATGGACCTGGCCCGCAGTTTCGGGGTCAACGGTTATCCCACCACCATGTTCCTGGCCAGCGACGGCTCGGTCATCGGCAAGATCCCGGGCTACATCGAAGCCCCGGTGTTCAAACAGATACTGGAATACCTCACTTCCGGATCGTATAAGAGCATGAGCCTGGACCAATATATGTCGGGGAAGAAATAA
- a CDS encoding redoxin domain-containing protein: MKIGQKAPDFVLRDQHGTEFKLSELRGRKVLLSFHPLAFTKICSRQMQALEKNLKAFDLLNTVPAGLSVDTVPSKHAWAKALKVKNLRMLSDFWPHGKVAKDYGIFRREQGFSERANILVDEFGKVIWIKVYPIKELPDLNEVLKVLSL, from the coding sequence ATCAAGATCGGCCAGAAGGCGCCGGACTTTGTGCTGAGGGACCAGCACGGGACAGAGTTCAAGCTCAGCGAACTGAGGGGGCGCAAGGTTCTGCTTTCGTTCCACCCCCTGGCCTTTACCAAGATCTGCTCCCGGCAGATGCAGGCCCTGGAGAAGAACCTGAAAGCCTTCGATCTTTTGAACACGGTCCCGGCGGGCTTAAGCGTGGACACCGTTCCCAGCAAGCATGCCTGGGCCAAGGCACTCAAGGTAAAAAACCTCAGGATGCTTTCAGATTTTTGGCCTCACGGCAAAGTGGCTAAAGATTACGGGATATTCCGCCGGGAGCAGGGATTCTCGGAACGGGCCAATATCCTTGTTGACGAGTTTGGGAAGGTGATCTGGATAAAGGTTTATCCCATCAAAGAGCTGCCGGACCTAAATGAAGTATTAAAAGTTTTGAGTTTATAA
- a CDS encoding TetR/AcrR family transcriptional regulator: MSPKDYSLPEPKSRIFNAAAALFVNKGFEAVGVREIAKEAKVNIAMINYYFGGKVGILKAILEETYQKYYEAQSSAGDDTTPPEERARNLVTNVVRFFRENTEIALVTFNTMLFDIPDVLCLREKWGKMNYAVMGGFFKQIGVDLMDPVHNSIYNGFLGNMIKSHFQFRYTIEHLPAGIIDEKCSESKDDNWQRKHEYNDDFYERYIDLLVHQYFHGVIYATQKDKMKLHKGENI, from the coding sequence ATGTCTCCTAAAGACTATTCCCTGCCAGAACCAAAGAGCCGCATATTCAATGCCGCCGCCGCCCTGTTCGTCAACAAGGGTTTTGAAGCAGTGGGCGTACGCGAGATAGCCAAAGAGGCCAAGGTCAATATTGCCATGATCAATTATTACTTCGGCGGTAAAGTCGGTATTTTAAAAGCTATATTGGAGGAGACCTACCAGAAGTATTATGAGGCCCAAAGTTCAGCCGGAGATGATACCACGCCGCCGGAAGAGCGGGCCAGGAATCTGGTGACAAATGTGGTCCGGTTCTTCAGGGAAAATACGGAAATAGCGCTGGTCACATTCAATACCATGCTGTTTGATATTCCGGATGTGTTGTGTTTGCGGGAAAAATGGGGTAAGATGAATTATGCAGTGATGGGAGGGTTCTTTAAACAAATAGGCGTGGACCTTATGGATCCGGTTCACAATAGTATTTATAACGGGTTTTTGGGGAACATGATAAAAAGCCATTTTCAATTCAGATACACCATTGAACATTTGCCGGCCGGCATAATAGATGAAAAATGTTCAGAAAGCAAGGATGACAATTGGCAGAGGAAGCATGAATATAATGACGATTTTTATGAAAGGTACATCGATCTTTTAGTGCATCAATATTTCCATGGCGTGATCTACGCCACCCAGAAAGACAAAATGAAACTCCATAAAGGAGAGAATATATGA